A region from the Salicibibacter cibarius genome encodes:
- the infA gene encoding translation initiation factor IF-1 gives MAKDDAIEVEGTVIEPLPNAMFRVELENGHRILAHVSGKIRMHFIRILPGDKVTVELSPYDLSRGRITYRYK, from the coding sequence CAAAGATGATGCGATTGAAGTAGAAGGCACAGTTATCGAGCCTTTGCCAAACGCCATGTTCAGAGTGGAACTGGAGAATGGTCATCGAATACTCGCGCATGTTTCCGGCAAGATCCGCATGCACTTTATCCGTATTTTACCCGGTGATAAGGTTACTGTGGAACTTTCCCCATATGACCTTTCCCGTGGTCGAATTACGTATCGATACAAATAA